In one Desulfoferula mesophila genomic region, the following are encoded:
- the pxpB gene encoding 5-oxoprolinase subunit PxpB yields the protein MLYPKPQLKPSGDRALRITFGDERSLEVNRPVRALSAMLESQPIPGLREMVPTYASLTVLYDPDAVAFQELKSRLAQMAEDAMRHQDAENAGRLLRIPVCYQGPCAPDMEYICGYTGLGPQEVISLHTQEAYFVFQLGFTPGCPFIGPLQEQLHVPLMQSPRTNTPKGAVAISVGQTVIYPRATPGGMRIAGSTPVQLFQLDHSDLTLFKPGDRVQFAAVDETEYRAIQARAVNLYDGVEIVKDDR from the coding sequence ATGCTATACCCGAAACCCCAACTAAAGCCATCCGGGGACCGAGCCCTGCGCATCACCTTCGGGGACGAGCGCAGCCTGGAGGTCAATCGGCCGGTGCGCGCCTTGAGTGCCATGCTCGAGTCGCAACCCATTCCGGGCTTGCGGGAGATGGTCCCCACCTACGCCTCCTTGACCGTGCTCTACGACCCGGACGCTGTCGCTTTCCAGGAGCTGAAGTCGCGCCTGGCACAGATGGCCGAAGACGCCATGCGCCACCAGGACGCGGAAAACGCGGGGCGCCTGCTGCGTATCCCGGTTTGCTACCAGGGGCCTTGTGCGCCGGACATGGAATATATTTGCGGCTATACCGGCCTAGGCCCCCAGGAAGTGATCAGCCTGCACACCCAGGAGGCCTATTTCGTGTTTCAGCTCGGCTTCACCCCCGGCTGCCCCTTTATAGGCCCTTTGCAAGAGCAACTGCACGTGCCCCTGATGCAGTCGCCGCGCACCAACACCCCCAAGGGGGCGGTGGCCATCAGCGTGGGGCAAACCGTGATCTATCCCCGGGCCACCCCGGGGGGCATGCGCATAGCGGGCAGCACCCCGGTGCAGCTGTTCCAACTCGATCATTCTGACCTTACCCTGTTCAAGCCGGGGGATCGGGTGCAGTTCGCCGCGGTGGACGAAACTGAGTACCGGGCTATCCAGGCGCGGGCCGTGAATCTGTACGATGGGGTGGAGATCGTGAAAGATGACCGATAA